TAGTGTAGAGAACATTATGATTCTCTTTTTAGAATGTTTATTTGTGTTTCCTCGTATTTCCTCTTCCAACCTGATTTATTGAAAACAGTGCATTACTTGGATGATACTTTAGTTTCTTCAATTGCAGTGACTTGTTATTTGAGGCCTGGTGTACAGAGGATATCACTTAACTTTTGTCCGCTCAAGTGTGTTGTTTTCGATAGTGCAGATAAGGAGGAGTGAACCTTACAATATTTTGCTTACTATCTCCATATATTAGATGGTGGTCGTCTTTAATGTACTTTAGAATGAGAAGACATAATTTACGTTTGTTGTTGCAAATACATTGCCTCTTCTGGTAATAATGATGTGAATGCTAAGACGAATCAATATCTTTGTTTCTTACCAATTAGCTGATAATAATTTGTTTCCTGCTAAAACTGTATGAAGCTAATCGTTTAAAAACCCAAAACAGCAACAAGACACAATTTGTGAGAAAGCAAAATTGCAGACATGCATATGGTTCTTGTTTTGGTATTACAACTGTTAGCTTACTCCAACAAATGCTTAGAAAACTATTTTCTGATGACAGGTTGCTACATTTATAGTTCAGAAGATTTTGTTGGATGATGTGGGCTTGGATTATATTTGCACTACAGCAGAACGGTTTTTCGCAGTTGGCCGAGTTTTGGGGAACATGGTTGCAGCTCTTGCTGAACAACCCTCATCTCGGTTGTTGAAGCATATTATTCGATGTTATCTTCGACTATCAGATAATCCAAGGTAGTAATGCTAAATCATTAGCAACTCCAAGAAGTCTGCTATCacacttctttttcttcttcagctGTTATAAAACATTCATTTCATTCATGTTTACTTTTTTCTATACTCTGTGGTCTTTGAAATTCAGGGCTTGTGATGCACTAAGGAGTTGCTTGCCAGACATGCTTAGAGATGCTACCTTCAGTAGTTGCCTTCGTGTAAGTACTGCTTGTGAAATTTGTGATGTTGAAACATAAAATTCATGATCTGCTGGTGATATGAAGTTTTCTTTCTCTAAAAAATGCACTTTGGTATGCCTAGTTTTATAGTCTGTGATTTTGACTGCCAAGAATGTTCCAAAACCTTTTAACGTTACTGATGCCATGCTAGGAGGAAACAAACAAGTATACCTGTTGCTCGGTTTTTGCCATTACTCATTGTGATTCCTTTATTGAGTTTATAAGGCACCATAATTATTATAGGAACACTAAGACCCAAAAAGGTTATGGGGCAGGTGAGGcgcaaaaaagtaaaataacttgagtaaaaaattaaaattaaaatcaaataattatagATTTAGCTCTTTCTAACCAAATTTATCAAAAGTACTAATATGCAGACTACAAAGCATTAGTAAGCATAGAAAAAGACATAAATGAATAGACTTCACttataatatctttttttttttgggagaaTTACTAGTTGGTCCTtggatttttagaaaattcactaGTTCATTGTTATTTCAAAATCAGTCAATTAAAACGCCCtctttattttgtaaaatcaaACTATTTAGTCTTTCTATCAAAGAAACggttaatcaatttattttatccttAATCAGAGGGAATAAATAGTATGaatttatgaatatttaaaattataagaactaaataatacatataattaaaattataaggattgAAAGTATAAATAATTCAAAGCAGCTAATGAGCTTTTTAACAGAAAGATTAAAGAGTTGAATTTTACAAAACACATAGCTATTTTAGTTAATTGATTTTGATATATGGATGAactaattattttcataaaaattcaaatttacccTTTTTTCTGTTTAAGAGAACACTATGAGGACTAactaaaaaatagaattaaaaccAAATTGTGGACATCCAATAACAAACCCCAGATTTTATATCCACAAACAAACACAACACAAATAACACTgtttttttgttagaaaaaagAAGGGGAAGGGGGGTGAGCAATTTTAGATAACCTAAAAACCTAGGACCTAAATAACAAGTTCGACGATCTCCTATTCTTTTAAATCTTCTTGTTCTTGTTGTTCTTTTTTGTTTCCACAAAAATTCACattatcttttatatatatatatatataaaggatTGGCATCTAGCTGAGGCACGATTCTTGTACAAGGCAAGGCACATGCCTAGGTGATGTTGCTTGCCTTTCACCATCATAACTGCTGACAGCTGTGCCTGGTGCCCCTTGTGCCTCACAGGTGCACCTTTAACAACAGTGTGAGGTAGGTAGTGTTTGTTATCCTAGACTCCTAGCGTTGGGGTGCATGACTGAACACAGGCAGGATTGGACAACTGACTAAAATTTCAAGCACCAATATTTCTATGTTTAATCGCAACCTGATTTTAGGTCTAGATTGGTGTATAGTGACTCTTTAGAGGTAATGATTGTTTCTTAGCCTTTTAAGTCCTTGCTATGGGAAATGTGTTAAATTTATAGCTGTCTTTAATTAAGCACGTCCATAACTTGGTAACATTTACAGTTCGATGATTGCATTTGCAATTACTATACTTTAACTATTTGCTTGGGAACAATTTGAGTTGCAGTTGAAATTTTTTCCCCCCTTCTTACAAAATGAAGTATTTATACTGGAAGTTCAAAGGATGATACTTGTATTTTTGGTCTTTCTAATGCATCCAGGAAGATCCAACAACAAGACGATGGCTGCAGCAGTTGCTTCATAACGTTGGAGTGAACCGCGTCCCAGGGTTGCAGGCTGGGGGAGGATTTGACCACATGCTGGTAAACTAGACTAAATTGCATAACCTTCTTATTGAGACTGCTTTTTGCAATTTGATTTTAGATGCAAATGGTTcatcatctttttttttaaatttctatgtGAATTAGCATCATCAGATTAATGTAATTAGTGGACGCGTTGCTCTGACAAAGAAGCCTTACGTGTTGTGAGAAATGAGAAATCCCGAACTTGGTTTCTTctaatgtatttatttattaattttattattctatttataaattaagtttattttaattgtattcaATGAATTTTAGGACGCTATATTATAGTATACTCATGACGTACAAAAGTTTGCACGTGAGCTCAGAGTATTAAGAATTAatgttattgttattattaaaaagaagtCGATAACAGCTCCTGGAGTGCAGTGTTACGCTTCTATCAGCATTCAACATTCAGCAGCTGTATTTATGGCCTGTAACGAGATAAATGCCATGGAATCCTGCAATATTTGCCAACTCACCAAGTCTTGTAGACTGATGAGCTGGATCGAAAATGGTGCCAAGCAACTCAAGGAAGATAGggtcatgatcttattgatttCATGGAATAGGTTTTTTGTGAAAACACCAAAAGAATTACTTCCGGGACATGGTGAATGAAATATGACAAGGTGAAGGTTGGCGGAGTTTCCATGTAGTTTCTGAACTAGTGAAGACATAGTCTGGATGAAGGTCAGAGTGGCAAGAAAATCCAAGAGAAATACAATAAATACGAGTGGTCAAAGGTAGAATACAGAAGCTTCGCAGCAATCCTGTTTGTCTTCTCCATTTAGCAATAGCACTACCTGACATCCAATTTGAAGAGTACGAAGAAAAGAATGGTGAAGTCTGAGGTACAATGGTGAATCATCAAGTTTTTCTAGTATATTGCGGGGGTAGCTAGAGCTTGAtataatgtatttgatgattcCACCTACGTGGTTACCAAGTTCgagaaagaaaaagagcatATCCTATCACACTGTAATAATTTAAGGTGGTCCATTACAAATCCTCATCGTATGCTGTTAGATTTtataatgaaaatgaaaaaggaaaagaagattcagacaaaagaataataataaagaggATACCCAAAACAAAATAATCGTTTGCAGGCATTGATATAAACTTACTCTATTTGATTTGAAGtttaaattcataataatttcggagttttaaataaaatgtaatttaaaatCCTTCCCCTGAGCTAGATTTTAGAACGGAATCAGGCATATTTTATCAACATGTGTTATATTACATTTATGATTTTCAATGCTAAATCAACAAGATTTTCAACTAAAAATCTCATAAGCGGAAGAGAAAAAGAATATATGCAAGCAGCCTCACCAAAATGGTCCCTCCCCCTTTTGGTCACAGAGAAATGGAATTTTACAAGCTTAAAggcaagaaaaagaaataatgtccTCTTATTATTATGATTGTTTCTAAATTCACCACCATAGAGTCACTGATAAAAAGTGAGAAAGACGGAAAATTAAAGGAATTCACCTTTATAACGAAAGGGGAGAAACATTGAAAAAGTTGACATCCCTTTGAAAACACACACTCCAACAACATTCCTGGAAACTTACCCCTCACTGACACAGCTGCTGGGAAAGACCCTTCCTTAGAGAAATTTAACACCATCTTACATTTCACATTACTTTAGTACATGTTTCGTATATGTTGGATCGATGTATCTCCTAATTCTTGATAGAATTTAACCTCCACTTTCCATGAACATGCATGCACAGCTTTCTCTCCAACCAGCCAAAAGATGATGTTATCATGTACTCAGCACCATTAGCTATAGGCCAAAAAGATGTTATTACtagttgttatatatatatatatatatgtgtgtgtgtaatTGAGAATTCTCAAATTGATTAACCATATGTTCATATgatttattaaaagatatatttGGAGTTACCGATAAGTGTTAATTCAATACTAATATTGGTTTTGAAGTTGAAATTTCAAAATTCAGAGtcccaaaaatttaaaaaaagtgaaATATATTCAAGTAAAGCATTTTCAAAAACTAAAGTCTCCTTGGGCAGAATAAAAACAGAAATAACACCATACAAGCTTACatctaataatatattttgcATTCAATGTTCATAACACCCAATACATCAAATCTTGTTCAAGTGTCATGAGTATTACATACTATTAAATGACTAATTACTCACctgttatatgtatatataacaaCAGGAATTGTATATGTGATAATAGCAACACCAACTCTATATAAAGCTAGCAGTAGAAACTTAATTAAATTATGTACAAAACCCAATAGAAGGAGATGAACTATGAATGAAATGGCTGTGGTTGTCCTCTAGCTCTCTGCCTAACCATGATTAATCCTTAAAAAGCTTTTTGATAAAAACCATGAATCCTCTTCCAAGATTCTTCCCTTTGCATCTTCAATTGCTTGTAGAAGTTGCCAATGAATGTTTCTGCTTTAGTGAACAGCTCTTGCCCGCTGAGTCCTCCagcttcctcctcttctttgtCTTCTTCTACTTGTTTTTCATTAGCTACATCTTCTACTTCTGTCTCTCCACCTCCTATGAAGAAAAGGCTTGGCATGGATGGGCATTTCTTCACTTTCTCCTCCACCTTCACAGAGCTAACAATCTTCTCAGACGCTGATTTTTCAACAACTCTAGCTTTTTTTTCACTGCATGCAGGAGGAATTGCTTTTGCTTCAGGAGATGATGAGACTTCCGAGGCTGTTACCACCTGGGATTTTACTGAAACAGGAACAGCAAGCTTTTTGTCGTCAAAAGGTTTGGAAAATACTGCAGAAAGAAGGCCAGCTTCAGCTCCAAGAGCTATAATAAGAAGATTAATGATGAAGTAGAGGTACTTAGGCCTTAATGAAGAAGATAAAAGGGGTGTTACAAAGAGAAGAGCAGCTAAGAGAGAGAGCATTACAATTTGAGACTTGTTGAACTTGGTCATGGCTTTTGCTTTTCAGGTTAACTAAAATTTGAAGAGATGGTGGAGTTGatatagaagaagaagaagaagaagaagaagaagaagaagaagaagaagaagaagaagaagaagcttgtGGTAGTAGAGTTGAGGAACGGGCTTAAAGGACATTTATATAGGAGGCAAGGCTAGGAGATTATGGATGGAACTTGCCTTTTGGCAAAAGACTAGACATCTGTTCATTATTAATCATCAGTAcaagagaaaaaagaataaattattatcttatattttaaaaagctcaataaaaatatttttatattttataaaattaatttctcttGACCATTTTGTCTAAACATTATTAATTAACTTGTTTAAATTTCagttaaagaaataaattaataaaaatttcttaTACGCTTCCAatctatatttaattaatagaatataaataaatacagGACcagatataattttaatttatttattgatttagtgcaggtatattattaaaattattgagaCTAAATAgtagaaataattaaaattataatatttaaatagtataaaaaatcaaaactaaAAGGAATTGACCGTAgagattttacaaaataaatgaggtatttaattatatttttaaataataaaaattaagtaattaattttattaaaatacagGTACTCAGCGAAATCTAtatctcattttctttaaaaatgaaaaaaaaagaatttaaataaattctaataaaattatatataattttattttttttaaaataaaaattttataaattaaaaataaaaatcttgcattttaaataaaaaatttaataaaaaataaatttaattaaatttttattctaaataggAATAATGAGATAGCACTAAAGAATTAGATCTAATTTAAATATAGAAATGGAGGAgggagagcatgtaattaatttGGCCATCAGATTAATGTCCAGTCTTGATTAATtgctttttataattaaaatgacATTTTCAATAGAGTAGGTCTCATTTTCAATCAAATCCTAAATTAGGTCGGCCTATTGTTTAGGGTTTAGATTTTCTGTGTATACTATAAATGATCATACTCTCATTATTCCCATTGAATCCATAACagtaatttttagtttattaaatGGACAATACAGCAAAGCTCAAATCAAATTTGAACATCATTAATTAGGACCAATAGTTTTCTTCAagcttaaaaattttatatcccaaaaataataataaaattttattttattttatcaaaatttacctttattttaaaattataataaatgattattttgattttttaataataacttaaaataCTTAGATCGAAAATTGATATTCAAtactttatatataattatggaGTAAATTTCGAATAAATGTTGGAAAAGCAGAGTTGGGCAGGGAGGGAAGAAGGCTAGGGACAACAGAACATGGAGAGAAGTAGGACATTGGAATATAATTGGACAATGGCTGATAAGGTCGGTGAAAGCATATTCGTGAGCCCCAGCTTTCGTTctttcacttttcttttcttttcttcttttttttttttttaaaaaaatatatatttgaacAAAGACCAATACACCAAGGTGGTCTATTCCAGCAAGAACCTGACTCCCAAGCAATGGGTCCCTTATCAGGACATCTGGTGTGGGTCGTACGTCTTCTGAATCTTTCATTTTTACAGCATCAAGAATATTTCTCCCCAACGGAACCCACTTGCACAGTTGCACTAGTGCCAAAGTGGTCCATTTCAATGGCCACCTGCCTCTTATATGGGTCAGAATATCTGATCAACACGGGCCAAGTTTTCAATTTTCTGGGAAAATTTTGCAGCCAAACAAGCTTATCATATGATGTAATCTTGCAAATCCAAAGTGGACCTCCAAGCTTGGTTTCCTGCATACAAAATGTGAAAGAACTTTTGCAATGTCAAGTTTATCCATAATGTATCACTTTATCTCTGTCTTTAGTGCAGTAGATAATCCATGGACAAACACTAGCGCAGCCCATTACAATGTATATTAGCCAACGACAAATGATGGGGGCCACATTGGTATGTTCCATAATGGAGGCAAGATCATACAGATGATTAGAGCCATAAGCTGAAGGAGCTAGAGATTCCTATGATGTCTTCTTTTTCCTTAGAAAATCTCACCAAGTAATCTACGTTGGATATCTCTTCTTTTAAAATGGCAATCTCTATCAAAAAAGGCCATCATCTTCATGCAATGCACTGTAGATTTTCCTTTTCGAGCAAGTAACTTCACTTCGATTTTCATTGTCCTGTGAAGTAaaaatatacacatatatatttcACGTTAGAAAAGTACAGTCATCCATACATAGGTACGATGAAATTTATCATTACAGCATCATGTTTATGTCAAAATATACCTGCTTTCCTTGTTTCAGTTTTAGGTCATTTTCAATTGAGCAAGTAGAGCTCAATTTCATCCAAGAACCAATAATACTGTAATTTACTAAATCACCTAGATAAGATTTCCTTGGTTTATCCTGCAGACGTGGCCTTTAGTGCCTTTACCACTACAAGACAAACTAGAAACTTTGCTTGTAGTTCCAGGTAAACCTTCAAATGGCAAACTTATTCCCTACAATACATCATTTGGTTAGTGTGttagagaaattcaatatgcaTGACCGCACAAGGAAATTTACATTCAATGAACAGGAACTCCCAATTCTTACCAGCAAAAGTCTGAATACAAACAATCAAGATCTCGTTTACATCACAGTCTTGCTTACTAAATCATTTCCCTAGCGTAAATATCTCAAGATAGTTTCCTACAACGATGGGTGACACTGGGATATTATCCCACATCAAGAAATGgagtatataaaaaatatttaatagctaGACTCGTATTAATCCATTGCATACTGATAAATGAAAGCACACTTTGTatcacaaggaaattctcaacATACTCATAAAGAGCATAGCATTCGTGTATTGGTGTCTTTtaactaatatttattttacgaAAAAAAAATCCCACTAATACCAATCAGACTCTTGAGGAAATGGATACAAATTATTAAACAAGAGGGTGATGAAAATCAACTTATACGTCATCTTCATGTATCGAGCAGTGTCAACTTTACaattctcttacattacatggATATTTGATTGAAGCATCTTCTGGTCGGAAGTGAAAagcccccaaaaaaaaaaaaattcagcctACAACTAAATTTATACAGTGTCTCAAGTTCGAGTTCAAGTCAGAACTAACTATAtacatacacacacacacacatcaTTCAGTCAAGGTATCCTGCATGCCAACAGAAGACCTCAACCAATAACATTGTTTCCAGCGCCACAAAGCATAAAGTTTGATCCTTCTATGGAGGAGCAAATATATTTGCAAGAGTAAGAGCCTGTCAAGCGTTCAGTGAATTGATCAAAGAATCACCATTAAATATTAGTGATATCGTCTGCTAGCTGGAACTTCTCATGAAAAATGCTACAATGCTCCCCAACACAGCACCAGCAGCAACCTGGTGCAGTCCGGTAAATTTAATTAAGTATAATTATATTCAGTTAATAGCTTTACTGGAATTTCAATGCATCCACATTCAAAAACAAACATTTTTCTGGAACAGAATAGAATCATGGCAATGCAAGAACATTGTTCCATTGTTTCAACTGTTAAAATAGTGGAATTGAAGCTTTTACACCTATAAATGTTTAGCATTGTTTCATGGATTTCCAGTTATTAGTGTAGTAATAGAAGTGCAATCTCATTTGGTTAAGTACACAATTAGCTAGCTCTATTGGATCTTACCAAAATGCCAGTTCTCAAAATGAATCATTCAAGTTAACCTGTTTAAAAAGAATAGacatcccaaaaaaaaaaaagaagaataaacaCCCATTAAAGAGAAGTGCAACTACCACTGACCTGGAGAGGAGTGTGACCTAGTGAATCTCGAAGAGGTCTGAAATTGGATACAGGGTGTTCAGGAGGTAGCTCACATACAATTTGATTTAGTAACTGCGAATTGCAAAAGGATACAAGTTAGCcaagagaaaaatataaaaatgcatAGGTAAAGCATTCTACCCAACCACATAGATTACTTTGGCATAGAGCAAATGGTGGCCATAATGGAAGTAATGTTTAGCAGCAAATAAATGTTCAACTTATGGCACAGAAAAAATTGCAACAGAATGAACACAGCCAAGCAAAAAGTGGAGGAAGAACTTAATCAATTGTAATCATGAAACCTCATAAGATTTATGCACTTACATGCGAGGCATACCCCAAAAATGATAAAATGCATAGCTTAGTGAGATTCACAGCCAATTCAGGAAAACCAAGCTTATGCTG
The genomic region above belongs to Manihot esculenta cultivar AM560-2 chromosome 3, M.esculenta_v8, whole genome shotgun sequence and contains:
- the LOC110611635 gene encoding uncharacterized protein LOC110611635, which codes for MTKFNKSQIVMLSLLAALLFVTPLLSSSLRPKYLYFIINLLIIALGAEAGLLSAVFSKPFDDKKLAVPVSVKSQVVTASEVSSSPEAKAIPPACSEKKARVVEKSASEKIVSSVKVEEKVKKCPSMPSLFFIGGGETEVEDVANEKQVEEDKEEEEAGGLSGQELFTKAETFIGNFYKQLKMQREESWKRIHGFYQKAF